The Geothrix sp. DNA segment GGCCTTGACCTTGCCGGCTTCGCGCTCGAAGACCTCGATGAACTTGCCGCCGATGATCTTCCGCTTCTGCTCGGGATCGGTCACGCCCGCCAGCGCGCCCAGGAACTCGTCCGAGGCGTCCACCCAGATGACGTTCAGCTCAAAGGGCGCGAAGTAGGCCTGCACCTGCTTCATCTCGTCCTTGCGCATGAGGCCGTGGTCCACGAACACGCAGGTCAGCTGCTTGCCGATGGCCTTGTGCAGCAGCAGGGCCGCCACGCTGGAGTCTACGCCGCCGCTGAGGCCCAGCACCACCGTGCCCGAACCCACCTGGGCGCGGATGGCCCTGATCTTTTCGTCGATGAAGTTGCCCGCGTTCCAGTCCAGCGCCATGCCGCAGCACTTGAGGAAGTTCAGCAGCAGGGGGGTGCCCTGGGCGCTGTGGGTGACCTCGGGATGGAACTGGAGGCAGTAGATCCCCCGCTTGGGATCCTCCATGGCCGCCACGGGCACGCTGGGGGTCTTGGCGGTGACGGTGAAGCCCGCGGGGGCCACCTCCACGTGGTCGCCGTGGCTCATCCACACCTGCTGGGCGTGGGGCAGGCCTTCGAACAGCATGGAGTGCTCCGGCATGGCCTGGATGTCCGCCTTGCCGTACTCCCGGCTGGCGGAGCGGTGCAGCTGGCCGCCCAGGTTGCGGGCCAGGAGCTGCTGGCCGTAGCAGATGCCGAGGATGGGCACGCCCAGCTCCAGGATGGCCGGATCCAGGTCCGGCGCCCCGGACTCGAGCACCGAGTTCGGCCCACCGGACAGGATCACGCCCTTCAGGTCCGCCCCCGCGATCTCCTGCGCCGTGGTCCCGCTGTTGTAGACCAGGCCGAAGGCGCCGAGCTCCCGCAGCCGCCGGGTGATGAGCCGCGTGTACTGGCTGCCGTAGTCGATGATCGCGATGCGTTCGTGGTGCATGGAGGCCTCTGCAGAATCGTCCAGAACGGCCAGAAGGCGGTCCAGGAGCCACCTCCAGTGTGCCCGATTCGCCGTTTCCCCAGGGTCACGGCCATCCGTCGCCCGTCAAGCCCCTCGGAGTGGGAGAGGTCAATACCCGGCCTTCCTGCCCTTGAGGTGATCCAGCAGGGCCTTGAGGGAAGGTTTTTCGTAGGGGCCCTTGGCCTTGGGGATGGCCGCCTGGACCATCTGGATCGCCTCGTCCAGCCGTCCCTGCATCACCGCGGCCTGCACCTCCCGGCTCAGGTCGGCCAGGGAGTCCGGCAGCCAGAATTTCAGGGGCTTGACGCCCGGCTGGGCCGGCGGGATGGAGGGGCCGGCCCCGGGTGGCGACAGGGGGCCGGCGGGCGCCTTCGCCATCGCGGCGCGCTTCCGCAGGGTTTCCAGCAGAGATCCAAGGACACGACGGTCGTAGGCCTGCTTCGTCCCCGCGAGGGCCTTTTCCACCTTCCGCATGGCCTCATCGGTCCTGCCTTCACCCACCAGGTCCGTCACCTCACGCCCCAGGGACGCCAGGTGGGAGGGCAGGCTGAACTTCAGGGGCTCGAGGGGTACCGGACGCACGGGGAGCTCCTTGGCATCCACCAGGCCGGGGACCAGGGGCTCGTTGCTGCGGGCGTTCCGCTGGGCCCGGAACCGGTCCAGCGATGCGGCATAGGTCGCAGCCATGCGCCTTTCGACCTGGGTCATGGCGAAGCCCGCCAGTTGATGGCCCACCTCCTCGGCCTCCTTCTCGAGTCCGAGGTTCATGCAGGCAACCCCCAGGTTGAACAGGCTGGACAGGTTCTGCGGCTCCAGTTCCACGGCCTTCCTGCCTGCCTGGAGCGCTTTGTCCGGGTCCCTGGGGCTCCAGGAATACTGCTGGCAGAGCGCCATGTGTGTGCCCGGAAAGTCCGGGCGGAGGCGCTGCGCCATCTCAAGCCAGGCGATGATCTCCGCCGAATCGCGGCTGTCGCGCTCCCGCGCGAGCTGGGCCAGGCGGAAGGGGGCGCGGAAATCCTGGGTGCCGAGCCGCAGGGCCTCCCGATAGGCGGCCTCAGCCTTTCCAGTCTCCCCCCGGAGGACCATGGCCCGCCCCAGGGCCACCTGGACCTCGGGTCGCTGGGCCGCCGCGGCCACGGCCTGATCGAGCAGCGGACGGGCGAGCAGCTCCTCGCCCGTGTCCATGAGGAATTCCGCCCGGGCCACCCAGGAGCCCGCCTCGTCGAGCACACGGACCTGGAAGTCCCGGTCCGTCAATTTCACGGTGAGCGGGAAGTCCCAGAACCCGAACCGGGACCGCTGAGAGTAGCTGGTGAGGGCTCCCTGCAGCTGGCCCAGGTCCCCGAACCCGGCACGGGCCGCAGCCAGGGGATCTGCGCCTCCCGACGCGGCCTTGAGGTAGTTCCGGAACAACCCGGCCTTCAGCGCCTGGTCATCCATGAACAGGTAGTGCACGAAAGCCCAGCTCTGCGCATAGAAGAGGCCCGACTTCTCCCCTTCCTGGTAGTGGGGGGAGTCGTGGGTGACCGTGAAGAGCGTCTCGAGGGGGAGCCGGGCCTGGTTGCGGAGCTGGGCCAGCCGGCCCACGGGGATCCGGCCGAGGTAGACATGCTCGGACCGGATTTCCGTGGCCCCGTAGAAATCCGCCAGGCCTTCATCCAGCCAGGTGGGCAGCGCGGGGAAGTTCTGGTGGACGATGCTGTGGGTGTACTCGTGGAACAGGACGAAATAGGGCTGGTCCGACTGATGGCTGACATCGAGCCGGAGGATCGCGTAATTGCGGTCCTCCCTCTGGTAGAACATGCCCGCAGGCCGTTTGGGATCCTTGCCCTCGAAGGGCTTGGGAAGCAGCCGCTTCATGGAGGCCTCATCCTCGACCACGAAGATGACCATCGGCTTGGGCGGGTCCACCCGCACCTCCGGGAAGATCGTGCCGAAGACGCTGCGGATCCCCTCGAAGCCCGTCAGCGCCTTCTTGGCTTCCGCCTCGCCCGCATCGCTGTAGGCCACGAAATGGGGGGACTTCACCTCCACCCAGGATTCCTTCCGCCCTGCTTGAAGGACGGTTCCTTGGAGGAGGGCCGCAAGCGCCAGCCCCAGGTGGATGGGTCGGATCGCGAACATGGAGATCTCCGAGCCGGGGTGGCTGGAATCTGGGACCTACTGCCAGAGGCTGAAGTCCGCCACGCGCAGGAAGGACAGCCTCAGCCGGTGGAGGAGGCTGAGGCGGGCGGCGCGGAGGGCCGGATCCTCGCACTTCACCATGACGGCGCTGAAGAAGGCTTCCAGGGGTTCGGCCAATTCGGCCAATTCGGCCAGCAGTGCCTTCCGATCCGCTGTGCCTTCCAGCCAGACCAGTCGTTCCGCCAGCACCTTTTCCTCGGCCTGCGCCAGCAGGCCGCCCTCGAGGCTCTCGGCAGGTTCCTCGTCTTTCAGGATGTTGCCGATGCGTTTGGCGCTCTGCGCCAGGGAGGCGAAGCGGGCATCCTCGGCGAAGGCCGAGAGCGCTTCGCAGCGGGCCTTCAGATCCGCCAGATCCTCCCAGCCCGCAGCCAGGGCTGAACGGCGCACGGAGCCGGCATAGCCGGCCAGCTCCAGCTGGTAGGCCACGCGGTCCTTGAAGAAGGCCAGCAGGGCTTCCGTGGTCTCGGCAACGGGTTTGGTGGCCTTGGGGCCCACGGTGTTTAGCGAAGCCTGGATGAGGTCGGTGGGCGTCAGCGCCCAGCCCTGCTCCCACAAGATACGCACGATGCCCTGGCCCGCGCGGCGCAGGGCGAGGGGATCCTTCGAGCCGCTGGGGATGAGGCCCACGGCGAAGCAGCCCACGACGGTGTCGAGCTTGTCGCACAGGGAGAGCAGACAACCCATGGGCGTGCCGGGGATGGCATCGTCGGCGCCGATGGGCCGGTAGTGCTCCTTCACGGCCTTCCAGACGTCCTCGTGGGCGCCCTCGTGCTTGAGGTATTCGCCGCCCATGATGCCCTGCAGCTCGGGGAACTCCCCGACCATGAGCGTCCGCAGGTCGCACTTGGCCATGCGGGCGGCCTCCAGGGCGCGGTTGATGTGTTCCTCGTCGTTGGAGAGACGCGAGGCGATGGCCTTGACCAGGGCCACGACGCGGCCGGTCTTGGCGTGGTAGCTGCCCAGGTCGCGCTGGAAGGTGAGGGCCTGCAGCTTCTCCAGCCGGTCGGACAGGGGGTGTTTGCGGTCCTCGGCGAAGAAGAACCGCGCGTCGTAGAGCCGCGCCTTCAGCACCCACTCGTTGCCGGCCTTCACATAGCCCGCAGGATCGTCGGTGCGGTTGGCGGCGGTGAGGAAGCAGGGCAGCAGTTCGCCATCCGCCTTCTCGATGCAGAAGCTCTTCTGGTGCTCGCGGAGGCTCGTGACCAGCACCTCCTTGGGCAGTTCGAGGAAGTTCGCGGGGAAGTCACCGCGCACGATCTTGGGGAACTCCACGATCTCGGCCAGGGTGTCCAGCAGCTCGGCGTCGGCCACCACGCGACCCCCGGCCTCGGCGGCCAGGGCGTCCAGCTGCTGGGCGATGCGGGCGCGGCGGACGTCCACGCTGACCACCACGCCCGCAGCTTCGAGGGCGGCTTCGTAGGCCTCCGGCCTAGCGATTGTCACCGGCGCCGGGTGCTGGCGGTGGTAGAGGCGATGACCCCAGGTCGTGTTCGTGGCGGTGACGCCATCCACGGTGATGGGAACGACCTCCTCACCGAAGAGGCAGAGGATGTTGCGGATGGGGCGGACGAACTCGAAGTCCGACTTGCCCCAGCGCATGGCCTTGGGCACGTGCAGGCTGGCGATGAGCCCAGGCAGGGCCTCCGCCAGCAGCTCGGCGGTGGGCCGCCCCTGCTTCGTGAGCGTCACCACCGCACAGGGTTCCTTCTTGCCGGCAGGCTGTTCGAAACGCACGTCCGAAAACGGCACGCCCCATTTCTCGGCGAACTTCTCCCCCTGGATGGTGGGCTTGCCTGTTTCGTCCACGCACATGCGCTGAGGCGGGCCCACCTGGGTTTCGGTCTGATCGGGCTGCTCGATTGGGAGGAACTCGATCAACCAAGCCAATTTCCTCGGGGAGTAGCAATAGCTGAACAGCGCGGAGGGATTCACCCCTTCTGGGAAGGGGGTAAACACGGTCGGAGGCCAGGTAGGGCCATTCGGTTCCCGACGTTGGATCGAAGAACCGATGGTTTGAGCAACGAACAAGTTGAGTTTGCTTGCGAGTTCTTCGCTCAACGGCTCCAGGAACCGCGCCGGGATCTCCTCGCAGTGCAGCTCCAGCAGGAAGGTGCGGGTGGCGCTCACTTCGCACCTCCCTTCACGGCTTCCGCAGGTGCGGGGGCGCCCTCCTCGTGCTCCAGGTAGGCCTTGGCGCAGGCGCTGGCCAGGTCGCGCACGCGCTTGATGATGCCGGGGCGCTCGGTGGTGCTCACGGCGCCGCGGGCGTCGAGCACGTTGAAGGTGTGGCTCATCTTGAGGGCCTGCTCGTAGGCGCTGAGGAAGTGGCCGTGGTCCTTGAGCAGACGCCAGCCCTCCTTCTCGAAGGACTCGAACAGGGCGCGGTGGAGGTCCAGGTCCGCGTGCTCGAAGCTGTAGGCGCTCAGCTCGAACTCCTCGCGCTGACGCATCTGGCCGTAGGTGACCGGGAAGACGCCGTCATCGGTCTTCACCTCGCCGTGCACCAGGTCGAAGATGTTGTCGTAGCCGCCCAGGAACATGCAGATGCGCTCGATGCCGTAGGTCAGCTCGGCGCTCACGGGCCGGCAGTCCAGGCCGCCCACCTGCTGGAAGTAGGTGAACTGGCTGATCTCCATGCCGTCCAGCACCACCTGCCAGCCCACGCCCCAGGCGCCCAGCGACGGCGACTCCCAGTTGTCCTCCTCGAAGCGCAGGTCGTGCTTGGAGAAGTCGATGCCGAGGGCCTCCAGGCTCTCGATGTACATGTCCTGCACCTTGGCGGGACTGGGCTTGAGGATCACCTGGAACTGGAGGTGCTTGTAGACGCGGAAGGGGTTCTCCCCGTAGCGGCCATCCGCGGGGCGGCGGCTGGGCTCCACGTATGCCACGTTCCAGGGCTTCGCACCCAGCGCGCCGAAGAAGGTGAGCGGGTTCATGGTGCCCGCACCCTTCTCCAGGTCGTAGGGCTGGCCGATGAGGCAGCCCCGGTCGGCCCAGAACCGCTGCAGGCGGAGGATGAGTTCCTGGATGTGCATGGGGGCTCGCCAAAACGAGCATTGTAGCGGGTTTTCACCACTTTGATAAGCTCGTGGGATGGTGATCCGCACAGCCCTTCCGACCGAAGCCCAGGCGCTAGCGCTCCTGGGAGAGCGCCTGTGGCGCGAGACCTACACGGGGCTGATTCCACAGGCGAACCTGGAGCTGCACCTGGCGGAGACCTTCGGGCTGGTGCAGCAGACCGGGGAGCTGGTGGATCCCGCCAACTGGACCCTGGTGGTCGACGTCGACGGCGCACCCCTGGGCTACGCCCTGCTGCGGGCCCACGGGCCCAAGGTGGCCACCGCCGCGGTGCCCTTCGAACGACCGCTTGAAGTGGCCCGCTTCTACGTGGATCGCACCCTGCATGGCCGCGGCGCAGCCCAGGCGCTGATGGCGGAAGTGCTCGCACGGGCCGGGGCCGCGGGGCACGACGGCGTCTGGCTGCAGGTCTGGGAGCAGAATCCCCGCGCCATCCGCTTCTACGCCAAGGTCGGCTTCATCGATGCGGGCGACGCCACCTACCGCATCGGCGAACAGGTGGACCGGGACCGGCTGCTGGTGCAGGCGCTGACGGCGTAGAGCGCTTGTCAGGTGCCGGGTGGGGGGGCCATCAGTCCATCTCTTCGGTGGGATGGGCCGTGGGCAGGTCGTCCAGATCATCGATGACAGGCGGCGGCATGGTCAGCCGCAGGTAGGCGGCCTTGGCCGGATCATCGCCCTTTTCCATCGCCTTCTTGTACCAGGCCAGGGCCTGATCAACATCCCGTGCGCCTCCCAGACCGTTTTCGAGATACCGGCCCAGTTCCCGCATGGCCTGAACTTCACCCAGGTCGGCCGATTGGGCGTAGGCATGCCGCGCCTTCCCCAGATCCTGGAGGATGTTTCCAGAGCCCGAGGCGTACATCGTCCCGGCGTTCCACCAGGCCCGGCTGTCGCCTCGGTCCCCACCTTTGAGGTACCAACCCAGGGCCACCTCGGGGTTCTTCGGCACCACCAGGCC contains these protein-coding regions:
- a CDS encoding GNAT family N-acetyltransferase; amino-acid sequence: MVIRTALPTEAQALALLGERLWRETYTGLIPQANLELHLAETFGLVQQTGELVDPANWTLVVDVDGAPLGYALLRAHGPKVATAAVPFERPLEVARFYVDRTLHGRGAAQALMAEVLARAGAAGHDGVWLQVWEQNPRAIRFYAKVGFIDAGDATYRIGEQVDRDRLLVQALTA
- a CDS encoding DUF1570 domain-containing protein, translated to MFAIRPIHLGLALAALLQGTVLQAGRKESWVEVKSPHFVAYSDAGEAEAKKALTGFEGIRSVFGTIFPEVRVDPPKPMVIFVVEDEASMKRLLPKPFEGKDPKRPAGMFYQREDRNYAILRLDVSHQSDQPYFVLFHEYTHSIVHQNFPALPTWLDEGLADFYGATEIRSEHVYLGRIPVGRLAQLRNQARLPLETLFTVTHDSPHYQEGEKSGLFYAQSWAFVHYLFMDDQALKAGLFRNYLKAASGGADPLAAARAGFGDLGQLQGALTSYSQRSRFGFWDFPLTVKLTDRDFQVRVLDEAGSWVARAEFLMDTGEELLARPLLDQAVAAAAQRPEVQVALGRAMVLRGETGKAEAAYREALRLGTQDFRAPFRLAQLARERDSRDSAEIIAWLEMAQRLRPDFPGTHMALCQQYSWSPRDPDKALQAGRKAVELEPQNLSSLFNLGVACMNLGLEKEAEEVGHQLAGFAMTQVERRMAATYAASLDRFRAQRNARSNEPLVPGLVDAKELPVRPVPLEPLKFSLPSHLASLGREVTDLVGEGRTDEAMRKVEKALAGTKQAYDRRVLGSLLETLRKRAAMAKAPAGPLSPPGAGPSIPPAQPGVKPLKFWLPDSLADLSREVQAAVMQGRLDEAIQMVQAAIPKAKGPYEKPSLKALLDHLKGRKAGY
- the guaA gene encoding glutamine-hydrolyzing GMP synthase is translated as MHHERIAIIDYGSQYTRLITRRLRELGAFGLVYNSGTTAQEIAGADLKGVILSGGPNSVLESGAPDLDPAILELGVPILGICYGQQLLARNLGGQLHRSASREYGKADIQAMPEHSMLFEGLPHAQQVWMSHGDHVEVAPAGFTVTAKTPSVPVAAMEDPKRGIYCLQFHPEVTHSAQGTPLLLNFLKCCGMALDWNAGNFIDEKIRAIRAQVGSGTVVLGLSGGVDSSVAALLLHKAIGKQLTCVFVDHGLMRKDEMKQVQAYFAPFELNVIWVDASDEFLGALAGVTDPEQKRKIIGGKFIEVFEREAGKVKADFLGQGTTYPDVIESSGIGGAILVKSHHNVGGLPERMRMQLVEPLRELFKDEVRATGLALGLPEEMNQRHPFPGPGLAVRLPGAITRERATILQNADAIFLQELRESGWYAKTSQAFAVLLPVQTVGIMGDERTFEWMCALRAVTSEDFMTADWARLPHELLDRIAQRIVREVRGINRVVFDITSKPPATIEYE
- the glyS gene encoding glycine--tRNA ligase subunit beta encodes the protein MSATRTFLLELHCEEIPARFLEPLSEELASKLNLFVAQTIGSSIQRREPNGPTWPPTVFTPFPEGVNPSALFSYCYSPRKLAWLIEFLPIEQPDQTETQVGPPQRMCVDETGKPTIQGEKFAEKWGVPFSDVRFEQPAGKKEPCAVVTLTKQGRPTAELLAEALPGLIASLHVPKAMRWGKSDFEFVRPIRNILCLFGEEVVPITVDGVTATNTTWGHRLYHRQHPAPVTIARPEAYEAALEAAGVVVSVDVRRARIAQQLDALAAEAGGRVVADAELLDTLAEIVEFPKIVRGDFPANFLELPKEVLVTSLREHQKSFCIEKADGELLPCFLTAANRTDDPAGYVKAGNEWVLKARLYDARFFFAEDRKHPLSDRLEKLQALTFQRDLGSYHAKTGRVVALVKAIASRLSNDEEHINRALEAARMAKCDLRTLMVGEFPELQGIMGGEYLKHEGAHEDVWKAVKEHYRPIGADDAIPGTPMGCLLSLCDKLDTVVGCFAVGLIPSGSKDPLALRRAGQGIVRILWEQGWALTPTDLIQASLNTVGPKATKPVAETTEALLAFFKDRVAYQLELAGYAGSVRRSALAAGWEDLADLKARCEALSAFAEDARFASLAQSAKRIGNILKDEEPAESLEGGLLAQAEEKVLAERLVWLEGTADRKALLAELAELAEPLEAFFSAVMVKCEDPALRAARLSLLHRLRLSFLRVADFSLWQ
- a CDS encoding glycine--tRNA ligase subunit alpha — encoded protein: MHIQELILRLQRFWADRGCLIGQPYDLEKGAGTMNPLTFFGALGAKPWNVAYVEPSRRPADGRYGENPFRVYKHLQFQVILKPSPAKVQDMYIESLEALGIDFSKHDLRFEEDNWESPSLGAWGVGWQVVLDGMEISQFTYFQQVGGLDCRPVSAELTYGIERICMFLGGYDNIFDLVHGEVKTDDGVFPVTYGQMRQREEFELSAYSFEHADLDLHRALFESFEKEGWRLLKDHGHFLSAYEQALKMSHTFNVLDARGAVSTTERPGIIKRVRDLASACAKAYLEHEEGAPAPAEAVKGGAK